A single genomic interval of Homo sapiens chromosome 15, GRCh38.p14 Primary Assembly harbors:
- the CHAC1 gene encoding glutathione-specific gamma-glutamylcyclotransferase 1 isoform b (isoform b is encoded by transcript variant 2): MKQESAAPNTPPTSQSPTPSAQFPRNDGDPQALWIFGYGSLVWRPDFAYSDSRVGFVRGYSRRFWQGDTFHRGSDKMPGRVVTLLEDHEGCTWGVAYQVQGEQNPGYLGPAPEEAIATQILACRGFSGHNLEYLLRLADFMQLCGPQAQDEHLAAIVDAVGTMLPCFCPTEQALALV, encoded by the exons atgaaGCAGGAGTCTGCAGCCCCGAACACCCCGCCCACCTCGCAGTCCCCTACGCCGTCCGCTCAGTTCCCCCGAAACGACGGCGACCCTCAAGCGCTGTGGATTTTCGGGTACGGCTCCCTGGTGTGGAGGCCCGACTTCGCCTACAGCGACAGCCGTGTGGGCTTCGTGCGCGGCTACAGCCGCCGTTTCTGGCAGGGAGACACCTTCCATCGGGGCAGCGACAAGATG CCTGGCCGTGTGGTGACGCTCCTTGAAGATCATGAG GGCTGCACTTGGGGCGTGGCATACCAAGTGCAAGGGGAGCAG AACCCTGGTTACCTGGGCCCTGCGCCTGAAGAGGCCATTGCCACGCAGATCCTGGCCTGCCGGGGCTTCTCCGGCCACAACCTTGAATACTTGCTGCGTCTGGCAGACTTCATGCAGCTCTGTGGGCCTCAGGCGCAGGACGAGCACCTGGCAGCCATCGTGGACGCTGTGGGCACCATGTTGCCCTGCTTCTGCCCCACCGAGCAGGCTCTGGCGCTGGTGTGA
- the CHAC1 gene encoding glutathione-specific gamma-glutamylcyclotransferase 1 isoform a (isoform a is encoded by transcript variant 1): MKQESAAPNTPPTSQSPTPSAQFPRNDGDPQALWIFGYGSLVWRPDFAYSDSRVGFVRGYSRRFWQGDTFHRGSDKMPGRVVTLLEDHEGCTWGVAYQVQGEQVSKALKYLNVREAVLGGYDTKEVTFYPQDAPDQPLKALAYVATPQNPGYLGPAPEEAIATQILACRGFSGHNLEYLLRLADFMQLCGPQAQDEHLAAIVDAVGTMLPCFCPTEQALALV; the protein is encoded by the exons atgaaGCAGGAGTCTGCAGCCCCGAACACCCCGCCCACCTCGCAGTCCCCTACGCCGTCCGCTCAGTTCCCCCGAAACGACGGCGACCCTCAAGCGCTGTGGATTTTCGGGTACGGCTCCCTGGTGTGGAGGCCCGACTTCGCCTACAGCGACAGCCGTGTGGGCTTCGTGCGCGGCTACAGCCGCCGTTTCTGGCAGGGAGACACCTTCCATCGGGGCAGCGACAAGATG CCTGGCCGTGTGGTGACGCTCCTTGAAGATCATGAG GGCTGCACTTGGGGCGTGGCATACCAAGTGCAAGGGGAGCAGGTAAGCAAGGCCCTGAAGTACCTGAATGTGCGAGAGGCAGTGCTTGGTGGCTACGATACCAAGGAGGTCACCTTCTATCCCCAAGATGCTCCTGACCAACCACTGAAGGCATTGGCCTATGTGGCCACCCCACAGAACCCTGGTTACCTGGGCCCTGCGCCTGAAGAGGCCATTGCCACGCAGATCCTGGCCTGCCGGGGCTTCTCCGGCCACAACCTTGAATACTTGCTGCGTCTGGCAGACTTCATGCAGCTCTGTGGGCCTCAGGCGCAGGACGAGCACCTGGCAGCCATCGTGGACGCTGTGGGCACCATGTTGCCCTGCTTCTGCCCCACCGAGCAGGCTCTGGCGCTGGTGTGA